One Synechocystis sp. LKSZ1 genomic window, ATGGATATTTAGGCCGTCCTCCTGATAGGGTGTGAGGATAATGTGCTCAAAAGTCTGGGGCCTGGCCTGCCATTGTGCCAACGCCTCTGGGCTGGGTGTTAGGAGCCAGCGGGAAAAGGGTTGCTGAAAAAAGCGGCAGTGGGGGTCTAACTGGCCGGTGGCTGAACAAACGATTTGAACCGGCTGGGGTGGGCGCCCTTGGCTTTCTCGCTCGGCCAGCAGGGCCGGTTGGGTGATCACTAAACTGGAGCCGTAGGCCCGTAGGGTTTCAGCACCGAATAGGACGGCATCCATCTGGGCCATTTGTCGTTCTAGGTGCTGTTTATCTGCCGCAGAGGCAAATCGTGCCGCTGAGCCGTATTCATCACTGATCTTGCCATCGGCAGTCATGGCCAGAATCACCGTGATTTTGGGACGGGGCAGGGATGGGGTCAAGGTGATTTAATGGGCGCTGGCAAAGGCCTGGGAGAGAAAGGGTAAGATCTGGCGATTGCTAGCGTTCTCTGGCCCTTCCACAAAAACAG contains:
- a CDS encoding RibD family protein; translation: MTPSLPRPKITVILAMTADGKISDEYGSAARFASAADKQHLERQMAQMDAVLFGAETLRAYGSSLVITQPALLAERESQGRPPQPVQIVCSATGQLDPHCRFFQQPFSRWLLTPSPEALAQWQARPQTFEHIILTPYQEDGLNIHWPQTLALLKQQGIHQLGLLGGGQLIASLFADDLLDFLWLTLCPYWVGGRLAPTPLGGIGLPLNQAQGLELLSAATIDQEVFLHYRFWPRSPSA